From Micromonospora echinospora:
GCGGAGCCGGCAGGTTCCACCGCCTGATCACCCGCCGGCCGTGCTCGTGACCGAGCACGCTGAGCGTGGCGGTGTCCAGGCGCAGCAGCCCGCCGGCCGAGGGCGGCAGCCCGATCCAGCGCGCCCCGAGCACCCGCAGGCTGTGCCCGTGCCCGACGAGCGCGACGTCGCCCTGCTCCAGCAGCGGCGCGACCCGGTCCAGCACGCGGTCCAGGCGGGCGCCGACCTGCTCCGGTGACTCACCGCCGGTGCCGCCGTCGGTCCAGATCGACCAGCCGGGCCGCTCCTGCTGGATGTCCGCGGTGGTGCGTCCCTCGTACTCGCCGTAGTCCCACTCGGCCAGCTCCGGCTCGATCGCGTCCACGGTGAGCCCGGCCAGGGCGGCGGTGCTGGTGGCGCGCTGCCGGGGGCTGGACAGCACCCGGGCGAAGCGCCGGCCGGCCAGCAGGGGGCCCAGCGCCCTCGCCTGCCGCTCGCCGTCGGGGGTCAGCTCCAGGTCGGTGTACGAGGTGTGCTGGTGGGCGGCGCTCCAGGTGGTCTCGCCGTGCCGGATCAGCAGGATCTCGTTCACCGGCCCAGTCAACCACGGCGAAGCCGCGTCGGCCCGGGCACCGAGGCTTCAACCTATTATCCTAGGACGGCTTACGCGATGTGCGTCGGTCAACAACGTTTGACCCGACAGTCACCGGGGACGCGACAAGGGCAAGGCGTAGCCGGACGAGGGAGGGCGACATGAGCTTCACCGACAAGGCGAAGAACAAGGCCCAGGAGATGAGCGGCATGGCCAAGGAGCGCATCGGCGACGTCACCGACAACGAGCGGTTGCGGGCCGAGGGCGCCTCCGAGCAGAGCACGGCGCGCGCCCGGCAGGCCGGGGAGCACGCCAAGCAGGCGGGCCGCGACGTCAAGGACGCCTTCAACAAGTGAGTACGCGAACGGCGGGCCACCTCTTGCAGAGGTGGCCCGCCGTCGTGCGTCCCGGTGGCCGGGGTCAGTCGTCGCGGTGCGCGAGCCACCAGGCCTGGCCGGCCTCGGGCAGCGTGTCGATCGGGTCGTAGTAGGCGTAGCGCTTGTTCAGCGCCTCCAGGTCGGCCGACTCGATCGAGGTGCGGTAGTTCTTCGTCCAGTAGGAGATGCCGCGCTCACGGTCGTAGTCGGTGAGCATGTGCACCCAGCGCTTGCCGACGAACGGCACGTCGCAGACGATCCGCGGGGTGGCGTAGCCGGGCAGGTAGCCCATGATGTCGTGCTGGAGCTGCTGGGCGTGCCAGACCGGGACGCGCCAGTGCTCGGCGTTGGGGATCATGTCGCACATGTAGAAGTAGTACGGCAGGATGCCCGCCTCGCCCTGCAGCGCGAAGCACAGGTCCAGCAGGTCGGCGCTGGTGGCGTTGACGCCACGCATGAGCACGCCCTGGTTGCGCACGTCGCGTACGCCGACGTCGAGCGCGGTCTGGGCGGCCTTGGCGACCAGCGGGGTCAGCGACTGGGCGTGGTTGACGTGGGTGTGGATGGCCAGGTTGACGCCGCGGCGGGCGGCGGTGCGGGCGACCCGTTCGAGGCCCTCGACCACGTCGGGCTGGAGCCAGTGCTGGGGCAGGCCCATGAGCGCCTTGGTGGCGAGCCGGATGTCGCGGATGGTCTCGATCTCCAGCAGGCGCATCAGGTACGACTCGAGGTTGCGCCAGGGCACGTTGGCGACGTCGCCGCCGGAGACGACCACGTCGCGTACGCCGGGGTGGGCCTTGAGGTAGGCGATGTGGGCGTCGTAGCGGTCGACGGGCTTGAGGGTGAGCTTGAGCTTGTCGACGGCGGGGGTGGAGTTGCCGACCAGGTCCATCCGGGTGCAGTGCCCGCAGTACTGCGGGCAGGTGGAGAGCAGTTCGGCGAGGACCTTGGTGGGGTAGCGGTGGGTAAGGCCCTCGGCGACCCACATGTCGTGTTCGTGGAGGCTGTCGCGGCTGGCGTACGGGTGCGACGGCCAGTCGGTGCGGCGGTCGGACGCGACCGGGATCATGTAGCGGCGGATCGGGTCGGCGAGCAGCGCCTCGGTGCTCATCGGCTGATGCGGCACCATGGTGTTGAGCATCTGCGGCGGCACCAGCATGGACATGGTGGCCAGCGCCTTCTGGTCGGCCTCCAGGTCGGCGTAGAAGGTCTCGTCGACGGTGTCGCCGAGGACGGCGCGCAGTTGCTTGATGTTCTTGACGCAGTTGACCCGCTGCCACTGGGCGCTTTCCCACTGGTCGCGGGTGACGTGGCGCCAGCCGGGGAAGCGGGTCCAGTCGGGTTCGACGAGGGGCGCGCGGCGGTATTCGTAGGGCTGGCCGGCGGTCGGGACGGCGGTCGGCGTGGGGCGGGGCGTCGGGATGGTCTCCACCGGTTGGGTCTGGGTCACGGCCCCTCCTCGTCAGCGTGCGGGGTGATCAACGGATGCGTAGGCTACTGGAAAATCTGCGGTGAAGAAATTAGTCTGCCGGAAGTTTTCCCGCGACGCGAGCCCTGACCGGGGGTTCGGGCGGCTGGACATAGGGGGTCGGCGTGACGTCACCGGTGGGTCTGCACCGAGTCGTGGAACCGGCGGGGGTGCTCCCGCAGGCGGCCTGGCGGCTGGACCCGGACCCGCGGATCGCGGCGAACGAGGTACGGATCCGGGTCGAGCGGCTGAACCTGGACGCGGCGAGCTTCCGGCAGCTGGCGGAGAAGCACGGCGGGAACGGGGACAAGGTCCGCGCCGAGGTGCTGGAGATCGTGTCGACCCGGGGGAAGATGCAGAACCCGGTGACCGGTTCCGGCGGCATGCTGATCGGCACGGTGGAAGAGGCGGGGCGCCGCTCGCCGCTGGGGCTGCGGGCGGGCGACCGGGTCGCGACGCTCGTGTCGCTGACGCTGACGCCCCTGGCGATCACCGACGGGCTGGCCCGCTGGGACGGGCGCAGCGAGCAGGTGCCGTGCGACGGGCACGCGATCCTGTTCGCCCGGTCGATCGCCGCGGTGCTGCCGCCGGACCTGCACCCGGAGTTGTCCCTCGCCGTGCTGGACGTGTGCGGGGCGCCGGCGTTGACGGCGCGGGTGGTGGCCGAGCAGGTGGCGCGGCGCTCGCGGGATGGTGATCCGCGTCCGGTGTCGGTGGCGGTGATCGGTGGGGCCGGCAAGAGCGGGTCGTTGTCGCTCGCGGCGGCGCGGCGGGCAGGCGCCGCCCGTACCGTCGGGGTGGTGCCGGTGGTCGCGGAGCGGGACGCGCTGGCGGCGGCCGGGCTGGCCGACGTGGTGGCGCTCGCCGACGCGCGGGATCCGGTGGGGCTGTCGACGGCGGTGACGACGGCGCTGGGTGTGCCGGCGGACGTGACTGTGGTGTGCGTGGACGTGCCGGGGTGTGAGCACGGCGCGGTCCTGGCCACGGCGGACGGCGGTACGGTGATCTTCTTCTCGATGGCGACGAGCTTCGCGGCGGCGGCGCTGGGCGCGGAGGGCCTGGCGGCGGACGTGACGATGCTGGTGGGCAACGGGTACGTGCCGGGGCACGCGGCGCTGGCGCTGGACCTGTTGCGGTCCGAGCCGGGGGTGCGCGGTCTGTTCGAGGCCCGTCTGGCGGCAGACTGAGACCATGACGAACCCCTCGACGCTGTATCGCGGCGGAGTGCTGCACTGTCCGGCCGACCCGAGCGCGACCGCGCTGCTGGTGCGCGACGGGCGGATCGCCTGGCTGGGCACGGACGCGGACGCGCCGCGGGCGGAGCGGGTGGTGGAGCTGGGCGGTGCGCTGGTGACGCCGGCGTTCGTCGATGCGCACGTGCACGCGACGGATACCGGGTTGGCGTTGTCGGGGCTGGATCTGTCGGCGGTGCGGTCGGCGGGTGAGCTGCTGGAGGCGGTGTCGGCGTTCGCGGCGGGCCTGCCGGGTGATGCGGTGGTGCTGGGGCACGGCTGGGACGAGTCGGCCTGGGCGGACCCGTCGTTGCCGGACGCGGGGGCGCTGGACCGGGCGGCCGGTGGGCGGCGGGTGTATCTGTCGCAGGCGTCGATCCATTCGGCGCTGGTGTCGGCGGCGTTGCTGGCGGCGTGCCCGGAGGTGGTGTCGGCGGCCGGGTACGAGGCGTCGGGGTGGTTGCGGCGCGACGCGCACCATGTGGTGCGGGCGGCGGCGTTCGCGTCGGTGACGCGGGCGCAGCGGGTGGCGGCGCAGCGGCGGGCCCTGGAACACGCGGCGTCGTTGGGTGTCGCGGCGGTGCACGAGTGCGGTGGGCCGGACATCTCCGACGAGGAGGACTTCACCGGGCTGCTGGCGATCTCGGGGGCCGGGGTGCCGGAGGTGTACGGGTACTGGGGTGAGCTGCTGGGTGCGGCGAAGGCGCGGGAGCTGGGCGCGGTGGGCGCGGGTGGGGACCTGTTCGCCGACGGGGCGCTGGGGTCGCGGACGGCGCACGTGTCGGCGGCGTACCTGGACGGTGAGGCGGGGGCGTGCGGGCACGGGTACGTGTCGGCGGAGCAGGTCCGTGATCATCTGCTGGACTGTGCGGCGCACGGGTTGCAGGGCGGGTTCCACGCGATCGGGGACGCGGCGATCGGGACGGTGCTGGAGGGGTTCGGCCTGGCGGCGCGGTCGGTGGGCACGGACCGGTTGCGGGCGGCGCGGCACCGGGTGGAGCACGCGGAGATCATGAGCAAGGCGTTGATCGCCGGGTTCGTGGAGTACGGGATCGTGGCGTCGATGCAGCCGGCGTTCGACAGGTTGTGGGGCGGTGCGGGCCGGATGTACGAGTCGCGGCTGGGGTTGGCGCGGTCGCTGGAGTCGAATCCGATGGGCGCGATGCACGGTGTCGGGGTGGCGTTGGCGTTCGGGTCGGATTCGCCGGTGACGCCGCTGGATCCGTGGGGTTCGGTGCGGGCGGCGGCGGCGCATCACAATCCGGCGCAGCGGATGAGTGTGCGGGCGGCGTTCGCGGCGCACACGCGCGGTGGCTGGCGGGCGGTGCACCTGGACAACGAGGGTGTGCTGGCGTTGGGGGCGCCGGCGACGTTCGCGGTGTGGGACACCCCGGCGGGGGTGGAGCGAGGGCTGCCGGTGGTGCAGGCCGAGGATCCGGAGTTGCGGGGCGCGGACGATCCGACGCCGCTGCCGGTGTGCCGGGCCACTGTGTTGCGCGGTGACGTGATCTATCAGGAAGGGTCTTCGTGACAGGCAAGCTTGGGCTGGATCCGGCGTTGGTGGCGCGGGCGCGGGAGTTGGCGCGCCGGGCCGGGCAGCCGGTGGTGGATCTGGCGCGTAGCCACACGACGGTGTCGGTGGAGCGGGCGGTGCTGCGGCTGGCCGGGGTGACCGGCGCGGATCCGGACGGCATTCCGTGGGTGAACCGGCTCGTGGACGCGGTGGTCGCGGACGTGGGCCTGGGGCACGGGGTGGCGGCGCCGGTGTTCGACGCGCTGGCGCGGGAGGGCATCGCGGACGTGACGTTGCTGGCGCAGAAGGCGGCGGCCGGGTCGGTGCGGTTCGGGCAGCCGTCGGGCAAGGCGGCGACGGCGGCGCGGCGGGCGTCGCGCAAGGCGGTGGCGGCGGGGATCCGCAGCATCGACCGGCGGCGTGTGGAGCGGGACCGGCTCGTCAAGCGGTTCGGGGATCCGGCGCAGCGGCCGTGGATCTATCTGATCGTGGCGACGGGTGACATCTACGAGGACATTCCGCAGGCGCAGGCGGCGGCGCGGGCCGGCGCGGACGTGATCGCCGTGATCCGGTCGACGGGGCAGTCGCTGCTGGACTACGTGCCGGAGGGGGCGACCCGGGAGGGGTTCGCCGGCACGTACGCGACGCAGGAGAACTTCCGGCTGATGCGGGCGGCGCTGGACGAGTCGTCGAAGGAGCTGGGCCGGTACGTGCGGCTGACGAACTACGCGTCGGGTCTGTGCATGCCGGAGATGGCGACGCTGGCCGGCCTGGAGCGGCTGGACATGATGCTCAACGACTCGATGTACGGGATCCTGTTCCGCGACATCAACCCGATCCGGACGTTCGTGGACCAGCGGTTCTCGCGGCAGGTGCACGCGCGGGCGGGGATCATCATCAACACCGGTGAGGACAACTACCTGACCACCGCGGACGCGGTGGACGAGGCGCACACGGTGACGGTGTCGCAGCTGCTCAACGAGTTCTTCGCGCACGAGGCGGGGCTGGCGGACTGGCAGTTGGGGCTGGGGCACGCGTTCGAGATCAACCCGGATGTGCCGGAGTCGTTGCGGTTGGAGCTGGCGCACGCGTTGCTGGCGCGGGAGTTGTTCCCGGACGCGCCGTTGAAGTGGATGCCGCCGACGAAGCACATGACCGGGGACGTGTTCCGGGGCAATCTGCTCGACGGGTTCTTCAACCTGGTGGGCACGATGACCGGGCAGGGGATTCTGCTGGTCGGGATGATGACCGAGGCGGTGGTGACGCCGTGGTTGTCGGACCGGGACATCGCGTTGCAGAACGTGCGGTACGTGCTGGGCGCGGCGGGCGGGTTGCACGAGGACTTCGTGCCGGCGCCGGGCGGGTTCATCCAGGCGCGGGCGCACCGGGTGCTGGGTGAGGCGGTGGACCTGTTGGAGCGCATCGGGGACCAGTCGTTGCTGACGGCGATCGCCGAGGGCACGTTCGGGATCATGAAGCGGCCCGCGGACCGCGGGAAGGGCCTGGACGGGGTGGCGCGGCACGAGGCGGACTACTACAACCCGGCCACGGAGATCCTGGAGCAGACCCGGTGAGCGAGAAGACCGTTGTGCGGCCGTACGGGGACACCACCGGTGACGGCATGGTGCAGGTGTCGTTCACGTTGCCGGTGCCGCACGACAAGCGGGCCGAGGGCGCGGCGGTGCAGCTGGCAAACAAGATGGGCATGGACCCGGCGATGCTGGTGCACGCCAAGCCGATCGGTGACGGATTCACGTTCTTCGTGGTGTACGGGCGGGTGAACCACCTGGTGGACCTGGCGAAGGTGCAGGTGGTGGAGCGCGACTACCCGCTGCTGTCGGCCAAGGAGGTCAACGCGTTGGTGAAGCGGCAGCTGCGCCGCAAGCTGTCGGTGGTGGGCGCGTGCATCGGCACCGACGCGCACACCGTCGGCATCGACGCGATCCTCAACGTCAAGGGCATCGCCGGGGAGAAGGGCCTGGAGTACTACCGGGAGCTGAAGGTCACGAACCTCGGCGCGCAGGTGAGCGTGCCGGAGCTGGTCGAGGCGGCCCGGCGGGAACGCGCCGACGCGGTACTGGTGTCGCAGGTGGTGACGCAGCGCGACGCGCATCTGCACAACACGCGGGAGATGTCGGCGGCCTTCCGGGAAGCGATGCCGGCCGGGCGGCGGCCGCTGCTGATCGTCGGCGGGCCGAGGTTCGACG
This genomic window contains:
- a CDS encoding zinc-binding alcohol dehydrogenase; this translates as MTSPVGLHRVVEPAGVLPQAAWRLDPDPRIAANEVRIRVERLNLDAASFRQLAEKHGGNGDKVRAEVLEIVSTRGKMQNPVTGSGGMLIGTVEEAGRRSPLGLRAGDRVATLVSLTLTPLAITDGLARWDGRSEQVPCDGHAILFARSIAAVLPPDLHPELSLAVLDVCGAPALTARVVAEQVARRSRDGDPRPVSVAVIGGAGKSGSLSLAAARRAGAARTVGVVPVVAERDALAAAGLADVVALADARDPVGLSTAVTTALGVPADVTVVCVDVPGCEHGAVLATADGGTVIFFSMATSFAAAALGAEGLAADVTMLVGNGYVPGHAALALDLLRSEPGVRGLFEARLAAD
- a CDS encoding histidine phosphatase family protein, which encodes MNEILLIRHGETTWSAAHQHTSYTDLELTPDGERQARALGPLLAGRRFARVLSSPRQRATSTAALAGLTVDAIEPELAEWDYGEYEGRTTADIQQERPGWSIWTDGGTGGESPEQVGARLDRVLDRVAPLLEQGDVALVGHGHSLRVLGARWIGLPPSAGGLLRLDTATLSVLGHEHGRRVIRRWNLPAPPTGGDAPERSARH
- a CDS encoding amidohydrolase, which translates into the protein MTNPSTLYRGGVLHCPADPSATALLVRDGRIAWLGTDADAPRAERVVELGGALVTPAFVDAHVHATDTGLALSGLDLSAVRSAGELLEAVSAFAAGLPGDAVVLGHGWDESAWADPSLPDAGALDRAAGGRRVYLSQASIHSALVSAALLAACPEVVSAAGYEASGWLRRDAHHVVRAAAFASVTRAQRVAAQRRALEHAASLGVAAVHECGGPDISDEEDFTGLLAISGAGVPEVYGYWGELLGAAKARELGAVGAGGDLFADGALGSRTAHVSAAYLDGEAGACGHGYVSAEQVRDHLLDCAAHGLQGGFHAIGDAAIGTVLEGFGLAARSVGTDRLRAARHRVEHAEIMSKALIAGFVEYGIVASMQPAFDRLWGGAGRMYESRLGLARSLESNPMGAMHGVGVALAFGSDSPVTPLDPWGSVRAAAAHHNPAQRMSVRAAFAAHTRGGWRAVHLDNEGVLALGAPATFAVWDTPAGVERGLPVVQAEDPELRGADDPTPLPVCRATVLRGDVIYQEGSS
- a CDS encoding CsbD family protein, coding for MSFTDKAKNKAQEMSGMAKERIGDVTDNERLRAEGASEQSTARARQAGEHAKQAGRDVKDAFNK
- a CDS encoding OAM dimerization domain-containing protein gives rise to the protein MSEKTVVRPYGDTTGDGMVQVSFTLPVPHDKRAEGAAVQLANKMGMDPAMLVHAKPIGDGFTFFVVYGRVNHLVDLAKVQVVERDYPLLSAKEVNALVKRQLRRKLSVVGACIGTDAHTVGIDAILNVKGIAGEKGLEYYRELKVTNLGAQVSVPELVEAARRERADAVLVSQVVTQRDAHLHNTREMSAAFREAMPAGRRPLLIVGGPRFDETMTGELGVDRIFGRGTTPGEVASYLVHALITSRKANVA
- a CDS encoding KamA family radical SAM protein, yielding MTQTQPVETIPTPRPTPTAVPTAGQPYEYRRAPLVEPDWTRFPGWRHVTRDQWESAQWQRVNCVKNIKQLRAVLGDTVDETFYADLEADQKALATMSMLVPPQMLNTMVPHQPMSTEALLADPIRRYMIPVASDRRTDWPSHPYASRDSLHEHDMWVAEGLTHRYPTKVLAELLSTCPQYCGHCTRMDLVGNSTPAVDKLKLTLKPVDRYDAHIAYLKAHPGVRDVVVSGGDVANVPWRNLESYLMRLLEIETIRDIRLATKALMGLPQHWLQPDVVEGLERVARTAARRGVNLAIHTHVNHAQSLTPLVAKAAQTALDVGVRDVRNQGVLMRGVNATSADLLDLCFALQGEAGILPYYFYMCDMIPNAEHWRVPVWHAQQLQHDIMGYLPGYATPRIVCDVPFVGKRWVHMLTDYDRERGISYWTKNYRTSIESADLEALNKRYAYYDPIDTLPEAGQAWWLAHRDD
- a CDS encoding lysine 5,6-aminomutase subunit alpha, with the translated sequence MTGKLGLDPALVARARELARRAGQPVVDLARSHTTVSVERAVLRLAGVTGADPDGIPWVNRLVDAVVADVGLGHGVAAPVFDALAREGIADVTLLAQKAAAGSVRFGQPSGKAATAARRASRKAVAAGIRSIDRRRVERDRLVKRFGDPAQRPWIYLIVATGDIYEDIPQAQAAARAGADVIAVIRSTGQSLLDYVPEGATREGFAGTYATQENFRLMRAALDESSKELGRYVRLTNYASGLCMPEMATLAGLERLDMMLNDSMYGILFRDINPIRTFVDQRFSRQVHARAGIIINTGEDNYLTTADAVDEAHTVTVSQLLNEFFAHEAGLADWQLGLGHAFEINPDVPESLRLELAHALLARELFPDAPLKWMPPTKHMTGDVFRGNLLDGFFNLVGTMTGQGILLVGMMTEAVVTPWLSDRDIALQNVRYVLGAAGGLHEDFVPAPGGFIQARAHRVLGEAVDLLERIGDQSLLTAIAEGTFGIMKRPADRGKGLDGVARHEADYYNPATEILEQTR